GGCAACGGCGGCGATCCAAACGGCGGCGAAACGGCCTCCGTGGACGACACGGCTGGGAACGAGGCTGCTCCTGGCAATACGCCCGGTGACACCATCGAATAAGAAGAGGCGGAAGGTACTCCCATGGCCAAGCGCCGCATCGGTGTCTATCCCGGCACCTTCGACCCGATCACCAACGGGCACATGGACATCATCCAGCGGGCGTCGCGCCTCGTCGATCACCTGATCGTCGGCGTCGCCCGCAACGCCGGAAAAGGTCCGCTTTTCTCGACGGACGAGCGGGTGGCGATGGTCCGGGAGGACGTGACCGCCCTGAACAACGCCGGGGCCAGCATCGAAGTGCGGGCCTTCGACACGCTGCTGATGCATTTCGCGGTGGAGGTGAACGCCACCGTGATCATCCGCGGCCTGCGGGCGGTTTCAGACTTCGAGTACGAGTTCCAGATGGCGGGGATGAACGCCCGCCTGAACCCGAAGATCGAGACCATGTTCCTGATGGCCTCGGAGAAGAGCCAGTTCATTTCCTCCCGCTTCGTCAAGGAGATCGGGCGGCTGGGCGGCGACATCCGCGGCTTCGTCAGCGGCCGGGTGGCCGAGCATCTGGCCGAGCGCTTCGCCCTGGAGGCCGGCAACGGCGACGCCAGCAAGCAGGTGCAGACGCTCAAGCAGTAACGGCACCGGGGGCGCTGCGGAGAGCGAAATTTTTGTGCGCTTCGCCCAACCCCGCTGTTGACCGGGGCGTCACCGCCCCCTATGTTGCGCCCCGCATCGGCAACAGGCCGCATGCTTCTGTGATCCGGTAGCTCAGTCGGTAGAGCACGTGACTTTTAATCATGTGGCCGTGGGTTCGAATCCCACCCGGATCACCATTCTCCTTAATGACTTAGCGGTATAACGGGGCATCCGTTCAGACTCCCCTGGCAAGCCCGCCCTTGGAGGTTTGCAAAGGACGGGTTACTGCTCCTGGTCGCGGCCTGTTTAAATAGCCGAACCTTCGTGTCACCCCGGCAGCAAGCCGGAACCTTCGGCCAATGTGCGGTGTTGCTTGGCGGCAGCGTCAAGAGGGGGAGTCGCCGGCATGAACCGAGCCACCGATCCGTATGCCGACACCATGGGCGGCGTCGCGGCGGGCAACACAGCAAACACAACACCCACATCCGACGCCCCGGTATCGCCGCAGGGCCGGCGCGGGACGGATGAGATCGAGCAGGACATCCACGCCATCCGTGGTCGCATGGACGCGGTTCTCGACGAGATCGAGTTCCGCCTGTCGCCCGGCCAGATGTCGGGAGGGGTCATCGAGGTCGTGCGGGACGTGGTGGAGGGCAACCCGTCGCGCATGGCCCGCGCCATTCGCTCCAACCCTTGGCCTCTGGCCGTGATGGCGGCGGGCGCCCTGTGGTTCGCCTGGACCGTTTCGCGCACGCCTGAGGTCGAGCCGACCGTTTCGGGGCACGCTTCGGGACGGGTCGCCGATGGAACGACCCAGGATGTGCTGAGCGTTCTGGTCGCCGCGTGCCGCCAGGGGGCCACAGGGTTCCGCCAAGCCGATATGGTGCTGGACGATCCCGGTTTGAGGGCGCGGCTGACCCAGGTTGCCAACCAGTTCGATCGCAGCGCCGCCGCCCTGGAAGCGGAATTGGTGCGCCGCGGCGGTGGGCAGGATCTGCGGATTCCCGTCCACGCGGTCTGGCGTGACCTGGATACGGAACTGGGTGGTGCGCGGACGCGCGGCGGACTGCTCCGTGGGTTGGAAAGCGGTGTGGAGGGCACGCTCGGGCTGTTCCGCAACAGCTTGCACGATGACCTCCCAGAAGACCTGACGGTGATCGTTGGCGCCCATTTCCACGAGATTGAGACGGTGCGCCACCGTGTCGGCGCGTTGCGCGAAGCGGTCGCGTGAGGGAGGAGGCATGCTGGGATTGAGCCGTCGCCACCGCAATCAATATCCACGTGTCGAGATGGGGGGGCGGGGCCGATCAGCGGTTCAGCCTTCCGACATCCCAAAGGCTGGCTGGAAGGACATCCTCTGGCGCACCTGGGAGGAGCAGGGGAAGGACAACATCTCCATCGTGGCGGCGGGGGTGGCCTACTACGCCTTGTTCGCCATCTTCCCGGCAATCGCGGCGTTGGTATCGCTGTACGGACTTGTCTTCGACCCGGCGGGGGTGGAGCAACAGGTCAGCCAACTGGCCGGGCTGCTGCCGCCGGAGGCCCTGGACGTGCTGCGCGATCAGGCGCGCAATGTGGCATCGGCACCACGCGAAGGTCTGGGCTTCGGCGTTCTGCTCGGCCTTGCCCTGACGTTGTGGAGTGCGTCGCGCGGCACCAACTCGCTGATCACCGCCCTGAACATCGCCTACGGGGAGGAGGAGCGGCGCGGCTTCTTCTGGCTCGCCTTCCTATCGCTGGTGCTGACGCTGGCCGGGCTGGTGTTCGTAATCATGACTCTGGCGTTGATCGTGGCGGTTCCAGCGGCCATCAATTTTCTTGGCCTGCGTGACACCCCCATCGGCTGGGCCGCCAGCCTCGCGCGCTGGCCCATCCTCGCGGTGGCGATCGTGCTGGCGCTCGCCGTGCTGTACCGCTACGCCCCGGACCGGCGACAGCCGAAATGGCGCTGGGTGACTTGGGGATCGGCCATCGCCACGGGCCTGTGGATCATCGCCTCTGTGGGTTTTTCCGTCTATGTTTCGAACTTCGGCAGCTACAACCAGACCTACGGGTCGGTCGGGGCGGGCGTGGTGCTTCTGCTGTGGTTCAACCTGACGTCCTACGTGATCCTGATGGGGGCGGAGTTGAACGCGGAGATTGAACACCAGACCGCCCGCGACACCACGGAAGAGGATGGGCGCGGCCCCAAGCCGATGGGCCACCGGGACGCCTATGTCGCCGACACGGTGGGGAAACGGCGGGCGTAGCGCTTTTTCGCTCAGACTTCTCCGTTCAACGGCTGCCGCAGCTCTGAATCACGCCATCGACCTTGCGGGCGCTGTCCGCGGTCAGCCGGTCGTGGACGAAGTCGGACCACAGGCCTGCCCGATTCAGGTCGTCCGACACGCAGCGGCAGGTGGCGGTGCAGTGCGCCGCCTCCCCGCCGCTGGCGGTGCAGGTGGCCACGCAGGAGGTCTGAAAGCTGCGGATATCCGCCGGATCGGCGCCAATTCCCATCGCCAGCAAGGACAGAAGGCCGAACAGCGCGGGCTGGTGCAGCAGATAGACCGCCAAGCTGTGTCGTCCGGCCCAGGCGAACCCGCGTCCGACCGCTCCGCCCGGAGTCCTCGCCGGCCCTGGATGCCACAGGCGCCCCAGCGCCATACCGAACAGGAAGCCGCCGAACCACGGAATGAGCGGCACGTAATCGTTCGATTCCGGCGCGAAAGTCATCAGCCCGATCCAGCGCAGCCAGGGCTCATCGAACAGCGGCAGGGCGACCGTTTCGCCCAGCGCAATCACCACCACGCCGAGCAACAGAAGCGCCGGCCAGGGAAGGCGCAGCAGAGCGAGGCCGATCAGGCTCGCCACCGCCATATGGTGCAGCACGCCGAAAAAGATCGGGCTGTCCGGAAACATGACCATCGATATCGCCGACACACCGCCCGCGGCCAGGACGAGCAGGGCGAAGCGCCGCAGGAAGCGGCGCCGGTCGATGCCGTCCCCCGCCGCCAGGGTGAGGCTGAGGCCCGACAGGATCAGGAAACTGCCGAGGATGACGGTGCGCGCGGCCAGCCAGAGCGGGTCGCCGAACAGGTCGAAATCCGCCAGTCCCAGATACGTCAGGTCCCAGGAACCGTGATAGACGGCCATGGCCAGCAGAGCCACGCCGCGCGCCACGTCGATGACGCCGACGCGCCGCGTCGTCATGTTTGGCGAGATCGCCGATGCGGATGAGG
The Azospirillum brasilense genome window above contains:
- a CDS encoding DUF3618 domain-containing protein, which produces MNRATDPYADTMGGVAAGNTANTTPTSDAPVSPQGRRGTDEIEQDIHAIRGRMDAVLDEIEFRLSPGQMSGGVIEVVRDVVEGNPSRMARAIRSNPWPLAVMAAGALWFAWTVSRTPEVEPTVSGHASGRVADGTTQDVLSVLVAACRQGATGFRQADMVLDDPGLRARLTQVANQFDRSAAALEAELVRRGGGQDLRIPVHAVWRDLDTELGGARTRGGLLRGLESGVEGTLGLFRNSLHDDLPEDLTVIVGAHFHEIETVRHRVGALREAVA
- the coaD gene encoding pantetheine-phosphate adenylyltransferase produces the protein MAKRRIGVYPGTFDPITNGHMDIIQRASRLVDHLIVGVARNAGKGPLFSTDERVAMVREDVTALNNAGASIEVRAFDTLLMHFAVEVNATVIIRGLRAVSDFEYEFQMAGMNARLNPKIETMFLMASEKSQFISSRFVKEIGRLGGDIRGFVSGRVAEHLAERFALEAGNGDASKQVQTLKQ
- a CDS encoding DUF1624 domain-containing protein, encoding MTTRRVGVIDVARGVALLAMAVYHGSWDLTYLGLADFDLFGDPLWLAARTVILGSFLILSGLSLTLAAGDGIDRRRFLRRFALLVLAAGGVSAISMVMFPDSPIFFGVLHHMAVASLIGLALLRLPWPALLLLGVVVIALGETVALPLFDEPWLRWIGLMTFAPESNDYVPLIPWFGGFLFGMALGRLWHPGPARTPGGAVGRGFAWAGRHSLAVYLLHQPALFGLLSLLAMGIGADPADIRSFQTSCVATCTASGGEAAHCTATCRCVSDDLNRAGLWSDFVHDRLTADSARKVDGVIQSCGSR
- a CDS encoding YihY/virulence factor BrkB family protein gives rise to the protein MLGLSRRHRNQYPRVEMGGRGRSAVQPSDIPKAGWKDILWRTWEEQGKDNISIVAAGVAYYALFAIFPAIAALVSLYGLVFDPAGVEQQVSQLAGLLPPEALDVLRDQARNVASAPREGLGFGVLLGLALTLWSASRGTNSLITALNIAYGEEERRGFFWLAFLSLVLTLAGLVFVIMTLALIVAVPAAINFLGLRDTPIGWAASLARWPILAVAIVLALAVLYRYAPDRRQPKWRWVTWGSAIATGLWIIASVGFSVYVSNFGSYNQTYGSVGAGVVLLLWFNLTSYVILMGAELNAEIEHQTARDTTEEDGRGPKPMGHRDAYVADTVGKRRA